One region of Streptomyces capillispiralis genomic DNA includes:
- the glpR gene encoding gephyrin-like molybdotransferase receptor GlpR: MSSSGLIYAVIVGAWAAYLVPMWLRRQDELNEARPTERFSTAIRLLSGRAGMERRYAKDLRARSADEGEQGVHDPDAITDSVDVRAFAVSRTRPQTQAPVPPAQRPEPAPARAGRPPRDHAERRAPERGPVPRRVPAARRGPESAAAQAAAARARRSKVLARRRRTTTMLFVAFTLGAVVAAVGGLAFLWAPGVPAVLLSAYIAYLRSQERRRFAYQMDRRQAEVAAQRLRERERQPRRRAAVDDADPDEPEGPEAGADTDPGLLALAADRRALVEQTDHAEWVDQQRERQRRPGQGGDSWDPVPVPLPTYVTAPVAPRATSGVDLGAPDTWSSARSSAVPAEEAPAPAEEADPDPAPDADDRSDARRAASARRSRERGRTPLFDQYEDGDRPKAANE; this comes from the coding sequence GTGAGCAGCAGCGGCCTCATCTACGCAGTCATTGTCGGGGCCTGGGCCGCCTACTTGGTGCCGATGTGGCTCCGTAGGCAGGACGAGCTGAACGAGGCCCGTCCGACGGAACGCTTCAGCACCGCCATCCGTCTGTTGTCCGGACGGGCGGGCATGGAGCGCCGGTACGCCAAGGACCTGCGGGCGCGCTCCGCCGACGAGGGGGAGCAGGGCGTCCACGACCCGGATGCGATCACCGACTCGGTGGACGTCCGGGCCTTCGCCGTGTCCCGGACCCGTCCGCAGACCCAGGCACCCGTACCGCCCGCGCAGCGGCCGGAGCCGGCGCCCGCCCGGGCCGGCCGTCCCCCGCGCGACCACGCGGAGCGGCGGGCCCCGGAGCGCGGCCCCGTGCCGCGCCGGGTCCCGGCGGCCCGCCGTGGACCGGAGTCCGCGGCGGCGCAGGCCGCGGCGGCGCGCGCCCGGCGCTCGAAGGTGCTGGCGCGCCGTCGGCGCACCACGACGATGCTCTTCGTCGCCTTCACCCTCGGCGCGGTCGTCGCGGCGGTCGGCGGGCTCGCGTTCCTGTGGGCGCCCGGTGTGCCCGCCGTGCTGCTGAGCGCGTACATCGCGTATCTGCGCTCCCAGGAGCGCCGCCGTTTCGCGTACCAGATGGACCGCCGTCAGGCCGAGGTCGCGGCGCAGCGGCTGCGGGAGCGCGAGCGCCAGCCGCGCCGCCGCGCGGCCGTCGACGACGCCGACCCCGACGAACCGGAGGGACCGGAAGCGGGGGCCGACACCGACCCCGGCCTCCTGGCGCTCGCCGCCGACCGGCGCGCGCTCGTCGAGCAGACCGACCACGCCGAGTGGGTCGACCAGCAGCGTGAGCGTCAGCGGCGGCCCGGCCAGGGCGGCGACAGCTGGGACCCGGTCCCGGTGCCCCTGCCCACGTACGTGACCGCCCCGGTCGCCCCGCGCGCCACCAGCGGCGTGGACCTCGGCGCGCCGGACACCTGGAGCTCGGCCCGCTCCAGCGCCGTACCGGCGGAGGAGGCACCGGCGCCCGCGGAGGAGGCGGACCCGGACCCGGCGCCCGACGCCGACGACCGCAGCGACGCCCGCAGGGCCGCCTCGGCCCGCCGCTCCCGCGAGCGCGGACGCACACCGCTCTTCGACCAGTACGAGGACGGGGACCGTCCCAAGGCCGCCAACGAGTAG
- a CDS encoding alpha/beta fold hydrolase, translating to MSRLTHVTSGPYAPPVAARELTVRSADGTRLHVEVHGPDGAPAVVLAHGWTCSTAFWAAQIRELAADHRVIAYDQRGHGRTPASPDCGTDTLADDLEAVLTATLAPGERAVIAGHSMGGMTIMAASARPAFRAHAAAVLLCSTGSSRLVTESTVVPIRPGRARTWLTGRILGSRAPLGPVTPLARRILKYATMGPASDPHMVEACARIVHACPRTVRHAWSAVLHTLDLDHGVRQLRVPTEIVVGTADRLTPPVHARSLAAALPSCAGVTELPGVGHMTPVEAPGQVTAKIRALVTAHVTAHVTAPTHAVPAEESA from the coding sequence GTGAGCCGGCTCACCCACGTCACCTCCGGCCCCTACGCCCCGCCCGTCGCCGCCCGTGAACTGACCGTCCGCTCCGCCGACGGCACCCGGCTGCACGTCGAGGTGCACGGCCCCGACGGCGCGCCCGCGGTCGTCCTCGCCCACGGCTGGACCTGCTCCACCGCCTTCTGGGCGGCGCAGATCCGCGAACTGGCCGCCGACCACCGGGTCATCGCCTACGACCAGCGCGGCCACGGACGCACCCCCGCCTCGCCGGACTGCGGCACCGACACGCTCGCCGACGACCTGGAGGCCGTGCTCACCGCCACCCTCGCCCCCGGCGAACGGGCCGTGATCGCCGGGCACTCCATGGGCGGGATGACGATCATGGCCGCCTCCGCCCGGCCCGCCTTCCGGGCCCACGCCGCGGCCGTCCTGCTGTGCAGCACGGGCAGTTCACGGCTGGTCACCGAGTCGACGGTGGTGCCGATCCGGCCGGGACGGGCACGGACCTGGCTGACCGGACGCATCCTCGGCTCCCGCGCGCCGCTCGGCCCCGTCACACCGCTCGCCCGCCGGATCCTCAAGTACGCCACGATGGGCCCGGCTTCCGACCCGCACATGGTCGAGGCGTGCGCCCGGATCGTGCACGCCTGCCCGCGCACGGTCCGCCACGCCTGGTCGGCCGTGCTCCACACCCTCGACCTCGACCACGGCGTACGGCAGTTGCGGGTGCCCACCGAGATCGTCGTGGGCACCGCCGACCGGCTCACCCCGCCCGTGCACGCCCGGTCACTGGCCGCCGCGCTGCCGTCCTGCGCCGGTGTCACCGAGCTGCCGGGGGTCGGCCACATGACACCGGTCGAGGCCCCCGGCCAGGTCACCGCGAAG
- a CDS encoding MerR family transcriptional regulator, protein MEELARLAGITVRTLRFYRERKLIPPPRREGRIAWYDDHHLARLRTITALLERGHTLNGIAELAEAFDHGRDVGELLGVDTPTDEVPVRLTPEELADRFAGQVTPENLAAALDLGYLGIDGQEIVHISRRLLDVSSALVHEGIPLAEVLRAGREARAHADALADLFADLILRHAPEEALHRLRPLARSVVDAELSLALDRRLRKQD, encoded by the coding sequence ATGGAGGAACTGGCCCGGCTGGCCGGCATCACGGTGCGCACCCTGCGCTTCTACCGCGAGCGCAAGCTGATCCCGCCGCCCCGGCGCGAGGGCCGCATCGCCTGGTACGACGACCACCACCTGGCCCGGCTGCGCACGATCACGGCACTGCTGGAACGCGGCCACACCCTGAACGGCATAGCCGAACTCGCCGAGGCCTTCGACCACGGCCGCGACGTCGGCGAACTCCTCGGCGTGGACACCCCGACCGACGAGGTCCCCGTCCGCCTCACCCCCGAGGAACTCGCCGACCGCTTCGCCGGCCAGGTCACCCCGGAGAACCTGGCCGCGGCGCTGGACCTCGGCTACCTCGGCATCGACGGCCAGGAGATCGTCCACATCAGCCGCCGCCTGCTGGACGTGTCCTCCGCCCTGGTCCACGAGGGCATCCCGCTCGCCGAGGTGCTCCGCGCCGGCCGGGAGGCCCGCGCCCACGCCGACGCCCTGGCCGATCTCTTCGCCGACCTGATCCTGCGCCACGCCCCCGAGGAGGCCCTGCACCGTCTGCGCCCCCTGGCCCGCAGCGTGGTCGACGCGGAACTGTCCCTGGCCCTGGACCGGCGGCTGCGCAAGCAGGACTAG
- a CDS encoding GNAT family N-acetyltransferase has translation MDGDIVLRPIKLRDQKAWREVNRRNRDWLRPWEATIPPPTPSGPITHRPTYRQMVSHLRAEANAGRMLPFVIEYQGRLVGQLTVAGITWGSMCSGHVGYWVDEAVAGRGVVPTAVAMVVDHCFRAVGLHRVEICIRPENAPSRRVVEKLGFRAEGLRPRYLHIDGAWRDHLVFALTAEEVPDGLLARWHRARSQERSGHERHDRGIPHGPGN, from the coding sequence GTGGACGGCGACATCGTCCTCCGGCCGATAAAGCTGCGCGACCAGAAGGCCTGGCGCGAGGTCAACCGGCGCAACCGGGACTGGCTGCGGCCCTGGGAAGCGACCATTCCGCCGCCCACCCCCAGCGGCCCGATCACCCACCGGCCGACCTACCGTCAGATGGTGAGCCACCTCCGGGCCGAGGCGAACGCGGGCCGGATGCTGCCGTTCGTCATCGAGTACCAGGGGCGTCTGGTCGGCCAGTTGACGGTCGCCGGGATCACCTGGGGCTCCATGTGCTCCGGGCACGTCGGCTACTGGGTGGACGAGGCGGTGGCCGGCCGCGGGGTGGTGCCGACGGCCGTGGCGATGGTCGTGGACCACTGTTTCCGCGCCGTCGGACTGCACCGCGTCGAGATCTGCATTCGCCCGGAGAACGCGCCGAGCCGCAGGGTCGTGGAGAAACTGGGATTCCGCGCGGAGGGACTGCGTCCGCGATATCTCCACATCGACGGCGCCTGGCGCGACCACCTCGTCTTCGCGCTCACGGCGGAAGAAGTGCCCGACGGTTTGCTCGCCCGGTGGCACCGGGCACGCTCCCAGGAGCGGTCCGGCCACGAGCGGCACGACCGGGGAATCCCGCATGGACCGGGAAATTGA
- a CDS encoding exodeoxyribonuclease III — MLTVTSVNVNGLRAAAKKGFVEWLAGTSADVLCLQEVRAEAKQLPEEVREPGGWHVVHAPAAAKGRAGVSLYTRREPDRVRVGFGSEEFDGSGRYVEADLPGVTVASLYLPSGEVGTERQEEKVRFMDQFLAHLKGLRERAAAEGREVVVCGDWNIAHQQTDLRNWRGNTKNSGFLPEEREWLSRVLDPADGEYVDVVRALHPDVEGPYSWWSYRGRAFDNDTGWRIDYQMATPGLAGRAVKAYVERAATHAERWSDHAPVTVVYEHGAA, encoded by the coding sequence ATGCTCACTGTGACCTCCGTCAACGTCAATGGACTGCGGGCCGCCGCCAAGAAGGGCTTCGTGGAGTGGCTGGCCGGGACCTCCGCCGATGTGCTGTGTCTGCAGGAGGTGCGGGCGGAGGCGAAGCAGCTGCCGGAGGAGGTGCGGGAGCCCGGGGGGTGGCACGTCGTGCACGCGCCCGCTGCCGCCAAGGGGCGTGCGGGGGTGTCGCTCTACACCCGGCGTGAGCCGGATCGCGTGCGGGTGGGGTTCGGGTCGGAGGAGTTCGACGGCAGCGGGCGGTACGTGGAGGCCGATCTGCCCGGGGTGACCGTCGCCTCGCTGTATCTGCCGTCCGGGGAGGTCGGGACCGAGCGGCAGGAGGAGAAGGTCCGGTTCATGGACCAGTTCCTCGCCCATCTGAAGGGGCTGCGGGAGCGGGCCGCCGCCGAGGGGCGGGAGGTCGTCGTCTGCGGGGACTGGAACATCGCCCACCAGCAGACCGACCTGCGGAACTGGCGCGGGAACACCAAGAACTCCGGGTTCCTGCCCGAGGAACGGGAGTGGCTGTCCCGGGTGCTCGACCCGGCGGACGGCGAGTACGTCGACGTCGTGCGGGCGCTGCACCCGGACGTGGAGGGCCCGTACAGCTGGTGGTCGTACCGGGGGCGGGCCTTCGACAACGACACCGGGTGGCGGATCGACTACCAGATGGCGACGCCGGGGCTCGCGGGCCGCGCGGTGAAGGCGTACGTGGAGCGGGCGGCCACCCATGCCGAGCGGTGGTCGGACCACGCGCCGGTCACGGTGGTGTACGAGCACGGGGCGGCCTGA
- a CDS encoding flavin-containing monooxygenase, translating into MAEHEHVRVAVVGSGFGGLGAAVRLRREGITDFVVLERAGSVGGTWRDNSYPGCACDVPSHLYSFSFAPNPDWPRSFSGQEHIRAYLEHVTDVFGLRPHIRFDSEVKRMVWDTERLRWDIETSSGSLSADVVVSASGPLSEPRLPDVPGLDTFPGKVFHSARWDHDYDLRGKRVAMIGTGASAIQIVPAIQPQVSRLTLFQRTPAWVLPRVDRPITGAERALHRALPFTAKLRRGLLWGVRELQVQAFTKHPGELGFVEQLAKRNMARAVKDPALRAKLTPDYRIGCKRILLSSTYYPALARPNVEVVASGLSEVRGSTVVGADGTEAEVDAIVFGTGFHVTDMPIAERVVGAEGRTLAESWAGGMQALRGASAAGFPNWMTIIGPNTGLGNSSMILMIESQLNYLADYLRQLDVLGGRVALDARPSAVRAWNHRVQERMQRTVWNTGGCTSWYMDASGRNTTIWPGTTTDFRRETRRVDLAEYAVLRAPADGTEAAPQENAEVTA; encoded by the coding sequence ATGGCCGAGCACGAACACGTACGGGTCGCGGTGGTCGGATCGGGGTTCGGTGGACTCGGGGCCGCCGTACGGCTGCGGCGCGAGGGAATCACCGACTTCGTCGTCCTGGAGCGGGCGGGTAGCGTCGGCGGCACCTGGCGCGACAACAGCTACCCCGGGTGCGCCTGCGACGTGCCCTCGCACCTGTACTCGTTCTCCTTCGCGCCCAACCCCGACTGGCCCCGCTCCTTCTCCGGACAGGAGCACATCCGCGCCTACCTCGAACACGTCACCGACGTCTTCGGACTGCGCCCGCACATCCGCTTCGACTCGGAGGTGAAGCGGATGGTGTGGGACACCGAGCGGCTGCGGTGGGACATCGAGACGAGCAGCGGCAGCCTCAGCGCGGACGTGGTCGTGTCCGCGAGCGGACCGCTGTCCGAGCCGAGGCTCCCCGACGTCCCGGGCCTCGACACCTTCCCCGGCAAGGTGTTCCACTCCGCCCGCTGGGACCACGACTACGACCTGCGCGGCAAGCGGGTCGCCATGATCGGCACCGGGGCGTCGGCGATCCAGATCGTGCCCGCCATCCAGCCGCAGGTCTCGCGGCTGACCCTCTTCCAGCGCACGCCCGCCTGGGTGCTGCCCCGCGTCGACCGCCCCATCACCGGCGCCGAGCGCGCGCTGCACCGGGCGCTGCCCTTCACCGCCAAGCTGCGCCGCGGACTGCTGTGGGGCGTACGGGAGTTGCAGGTCCAGGCGTTCACCAAGCACCCCGGCGAACTCGGCTTCGTCGAGCAGCTCGCCAAGCGCAACATGGCCCGCGCCGTCAAGGACCCGGCCCTGCGGGCCAAGCTCACCCCGGACTACCGCATCGGGTGCAAGCGGATCCTGCTGTCGAGCACGTACTACCCGGCGCTCGCGCGGCCCAATGTGGAGGTCGTCGCGAGCGGGCTGAGCGAGGTGCGCGGGTCGACCGTCGTCGGCGCCGACGGCACCGAGGCCGAGGTCGACGCGATCGTGTTCGGCACCGGCTTCCACGTCACCGACATGCCCATCGCCGAGCGGGTCGTGGGCGCGGAGGGCAGGACCCTCGCCGAGAGCTGGGCGGGCGGGATGCAGGCCCTGCGCGGCGCCTCCGCCGCCGGGTTCCCCAACTGGATGACGATCATCGGGCCCAACACCGGCCTCGGGAACTCCTCCATGATCCTCATGATCGAGTCCCAGCTGAACTACCTGGCCGACTACCTCCGCCAGCTCGACGTCCTGGGCGGCCGGGTCGCCCTCGACGCCCGGCCCAGCGCCGTGCGCGCCTGGAACCACCGGGTGCAGGAGCGGATGCAGCGCACGGTGTGGAACACCGGCGGCTGCACCAGCTGGTACATGGACGCGAGCGGGCGCAACACCACCATCTGGCCGGGGACCACGACCGACTTCCGGCGCGAGACCCGGCGCGTGGACCTCGCCGAGTACGCCGTCCTGCGGGCACCCGCCGACGGAACAGAGGCCGCCCCTCAGGAGAACGCCGAGGTGACCGCGTGA
- a CDS encoding GNAT family N-acetyltransferase — translation MDIRRVPYDHPDALKLDAEVQNEYHVRYGDGGDATPMDPADFRPPNGVYLIAYDEAGVPVASGGWRVQDANGEGNRDGDAELKRMYVIDQMRGRGLARRMLAALEEDARAAGRVRMVLETGTKQPEAIALYSSSGYEPCEKFGYYRFHEESRCYAKALR, via the coding sequence ATGGATATCCGCCGGGTCCCCTACGACCACCCCGACGCCCTGAAGCTGGACGCCGAGGTCCAGAACGAGTACCACGTCCGCTACGGCGACGGCGGCGACGCCACCCCCATGGACCCGGCCGACTTCAGGCCCCCGAACGGCGTCTACCTGATCGCGTACGACGAGGCCGGCGTCCCCGTGGCCTCCGGCGGCTGGCGCGTCCAGGACGCCAACGGCGAGGGCAACCGCGACGGCGACGCCGAGCTCAAGCGCATGTACGTGATCGACCAGATGCGCGGCCGCGGCCTGGCCCGCCGCATGCTGGCCGCCCTGGAGGAGGACGCCCGCGCCGCCGGCCGCGTCCGCATGGTCCTGGAGACCGGCACGAAGCAGCCGGAGGCCATCGCCCTCTACTCCTCCAGCGGCTACGAGCCGTGCGAGAAGTTCGGCTACTACCGCTTCCACGAGGAAAGCCGCTGCTACGCCAAGGCGCTGCGGTAA
- a CDS encoding NERD domain-containing protein, translating into MGRERWFQPRRSGHAWEQEGLDHIRQRMPKAESYRAWATFQFTGPSGRVNECDLLIAVPGGVYLLEPKGHPGRVVNHGDTWQFHHDRVRTLKNPLHLTDLKAKELKEQPARAARGMKEDPRRVPFIKLAVFLHAPGLVSDLDEFQQTGVYGRDGGGMGLPGIWDELLGLPPERESWRITPQTSALLEELMKRGAHGRGAALVGRPVFRGSAGTGRGTGGRVGCTAARVRRVRRLGHARRGPRLL; encoded by the coding sequence GTGGGCCGCGAGCGCTGGTTCCAGCCGCGGCGTTCCGGTCATGCGTGGGAGCAGGAAGGACTGGACCACATTCGGCAGCGCATGCCGAAGGCCGAGTCCTACCGGGCGTGGGCGACGTTCCAGTTCACCGGCCCCTCGGGGCGGGTCAATGAATGCGACCTACTCATCGCCGTGCCCGGTGGCGTGTACCTGCTGGAGCCGAAGGGCCACCCCGGCAGGGTGGTGAACCATGGGGACACCTGGCAGTTTCACCATGACCGGGTGCGCACCCTGAAGAATCCTCTGCACCTCACCGACCTCAAGGCCAAGGAGCTGAAGGAGCAGCCGGCGCGGGCGGCGCGCGGCATGAAGGAAGACCCCAGAAGGGTGCCCTTCATCAAGCTGGCGGTCTTCCTGCACGCCCCCGGCCTGGTGAGCGATCTCGACGAGTTCCAGCAGACCGGGGTGTACGGACGGGACGGCGGCGGGATGGGACTTCCCGGCATCTGGGACGAACTGCTCGGACTGCCGCCGGAGCGGGAGAGCTGGCGGATCACCCCGCAGACCAGCGCGCTGCTCGAAGAGCTGATGAAGCGCGGAGCGCATGGGCGTGGTGCGGCTCTCGTTGGACGACCTGTTTTTCGCGGCTCTGCGGGAACTGGCCGGGGAACAGGGGGTCGAGTGGGCTGCACTGCTGCGCGCGTTCGCCGCGTTCGCCGCCTCGGGCACGCTCGGCGCGGGCCTCGCCTCCTATGA
- a CDS encoding MogA/MoaB family molybdenum cofactor biosynthesis protein: MTADAPAGAAPYRALVVTASNRAAAGVYEDKGGPLIAEGLRRFGFAVDGPQVVPDGDPVEAALRAGADAAYDVIVTTGGTGISPTDRTPEATRRVIDHEVPGIAEAIRAYGRDKVPTAALSRGLAGVAGRTLIVNLPGSGGGVKDGLAVLEPLLRHAVDQLRGGDHPRPDATGGGAS; this comes from the coding sequence ATGACGGCCGACGCACCGGCCGGTGCCGCGCCGTACCGCGCGCTGGTGGTCACCGCCTCCAACCGGGCCGCCGCCGGGGTCTACGAGGACAAGGGCGGCCCGCTGATCGCGGAGGGCCTGCGGCGCTTCGGGTTCGCGGTCGACGGCCCCCAGGTGGTCCCCGACGGCGACCCCGTGGAGGCCGCCCTGCGCGCGGGCGCCGACGCCGCCTACGACGTCATCGTCACCACCGGCGGTACCGGCATCTCACCCACCGACCGCACCCCCGAGGCGACCCGCCGGGTCATCGACCACGAGGTCCCCGGCATCGCGGAGGCCATCCGCGCGTACGGCCGGGACAAGGTGCCCACCGCCGCACTCTCCCGGGGCCTTGCCGGGGTCGCGGGCCGGACCCTGATCGTCAACCTGCCCGGGTCCGGCGGCGGGGTGAAGGACGGTCTCGCCGTCCTGGAGCCACTGCTCAGGCACGCCGTGGACCAGCTGCGCGGCGGGGACCACCCGAGACCGGACGCCACGGGCGGGGGTGCGAGCTGA